The Bacillota bacterium DNA window AAACGACCAACCATTCCTTTGTACTCACTAACCGCTTGCTGGAAGCCGAGGGCAGTGCCTCCGATGCCACAAAAGAGATGGAGGACTGTATATTCCTGAGTCATTTACCTGAACACCTCTCTCGCCTTCCTCCCCCACAGATCAAAGTGGGGCATTCCCGACCTGGAAACATGCAACCAGTTTTTCGGTATTCCGTGTTCTCGCACCCAGGCCAAAAGTGTTTCCCGATTAGCGCATACTATTTTGAGAATTTTGCGTCCTTTGTGTTGGTGCTCAATAAAAACAATCTCGCCGGCGCGGGCCTGATTTAAAACACTCATATCTCTGGCACCTCATCCCATGTCCTACCGTCCAGCAGGCGGCCGGCGGCTTTTTTGCCGACTTTGACCATTACCTGCCCATCATCAGGAAATCTATACGATGACTTGACCCAACACTCTCCGATTGTCCGGTTATATTGACCTCTTTCGCTACTACGCTCACCGGCATCATAAGAGGGGATATATTCTCCCCAAGATTTAAAAAAGAAGGGCACACCTGCGGCAACAGCCTGATTTCTTAAGCTCCGCACCCAGTCGGGGTGCATCGGTCGGGCGTTGGGGCCAGTCTCACCACCCACAACAATCCAGTCGAGGTGGGCAGGCCGTAATTCCTCAAGCTCGTTCCAAAAATCGTCTGTAGCTGGCGAGAGTACGTCATTGCCGTCGACGTGGAGCAAGTCTACTGGTCCCAACAATGGCTCACAGCTTACCCAATGTACCGCCGCCGGGATTTGAAGCAAAATCGGTATCCGCTCATCGACGGCCTGCTGGTTTTCGGCGGTGACACCGAGCCATATGTTATCTGGTACACGGTGATGCTTCATCTCGGGATCGGCGAAAATGCGTGCGTAAACGTGCTTAATCTCATTACGCATCCGCTCTGAACGCTTAGTTAAAACTAAGAACGTATGCTTATCCGTACTCAACATTACTCGCCATACTTGTTCTTGATAGTTAGTAGAAACGTCCGGGTGAAACAAATCCCCCATACTACACACAAAGATCCGTTTCGGCTTGCGCCACCGCAGGGGTTCCTCGACCCGATCCTCATGTAACGTCACTCGGAACGGCTCATCTTCCGGGTATCCGAACCTACCCCGGAGCCTGGTGGCCATGCGCTTAGCGTAGCAATTTTGGCAGCCTTCGCTTACCGGGGTACAGCCAGTTACGGGGTTCCATACGGCATCGGCCCATTCAATCTTAGTCTGACTCACGATGTCTACACCTCCCCATTCAGGCTATCTCCAAAAACAGTTGCAACTGTTCAAACTGGTTTTTCAGCGTTGTATGCCAATCGTTCTCCCACTCAACGCCTATATAGGTTAACACCTTCCCCCACCCCATCTTGTACATCCAGAATTCCCACTCTTTCGGTCTGTCTTCTCTCAACCTGTCAAACCGGTGTGGACGTTTCTCCAAGTGGATTCCGAAGCCGCACATGGTGCATCCGGTACGCTTTGCCCTGGTAGTTTCAAGTGTCCCATCTTCTTGCTCTTTAATTTCCCCATAAATCGCAGGCACTGGAACCTTTAGATCCAGGGCAAGCCGAAGCAAATCTGTCTTATTGAAAATCGCAAACGGACAACTCCGCTTTACGGTTTTCCCATAGTAGTTACAGCCATGAGCCACAAGAGCCTTTTCTCTTCGACCTCCCTCAGACGCCATCAATCCCATATAAGCGTAAGCCTTGTTTTTCTTAGCGTAATCGTCACAAGGTTTTTTCTTCATGTAGTAGCAACAGTCAGCTGACACTTTGAACGGCGCTATCTGATATTCGGGATTCTCGGTTCCGCAAAATAGCTTTTTCCATTTCATGGGTAGCTCCATGAATCTTGAATACTTCCATCCGCCCTGTTTGCCCGTGTTACCCGTCATAATTGCATTTCTTATCGTTGCATTCTTTTCCGTTGGATTTTGAATATGCTGGATTTTTGAGGCTATATCCTTCGATATGATTGGGTAGCCGTGCTCTCTAATAACCTGAACTTTGCTCTTGTAGGGACGCAAAATAACCATATTATCAAGGCTCCTATGTATCTCCTGAATACTCTTGTCCTCTAGGCTCGATACGGAGACTCCTGGAATATTTTTGCTGATGCGATCACGAAGGAAATACAACAACGTGATACTATCCAGACCTCCCACAGAGCAGAAGACATTCCCGTCCATAGCCTCATAAAATTCACGGGCCTTTAACTCGGCGTGGATTATCTTTGCCTCGTAGGGCAGGCTCTGTTTTTGCATAAATTCATGTGGTGTCAAAAATATCAACCCCACTTCATGCATGAGAATTGTTGCTATTTCCGAAATACCTTAACGCTTTTTCAGCCGCGTCTTTCAGTCTCAGGAAGTCTTCTTCAGCCCCGCCTTGATCTGGGTGCATCTGCTTCGCCAGCTCCCGGTACCGTGCCTTGACATCTTCTGGACCTGTCGGAATCTCAGCAAACCCCAGGTAACAGAAGAAACTCGGTACCTCGACAACTGGCGGCAGGAATTTCATCCCGGCCACCCAGGTGCTCAATTCATAGATGCCCCTTTCGACCATTCGGGCTAGATCCTCAAGCGCAAGGACAACTTGAGCAAAAGCATCTGAACCATACTGCAGGTCAATGCCCCGGCTCCTGGCTTTCTCTATACTGTGATCAAACCTGTAGAGTTCGCCCCGGTACCGAAACTCTATCCAACAGCCCCAGCGATCCCAGTTGAAGTTGTACTGCTCAACTCCCAGGCGTTCCATTACCTTAGCTAATTTGCGTTCGTATGTATCGGCGGAGCCGTACTGTTTTTTTGGCACTCGATTACAGCCGCCTTTTCATCTTTTTCAGGAAATCTCCCGTCCGAATCTTGAACGATTCGCATTTTAATCCTTTTAAAAGTCCGCAAGCCTCAGGCTGGGAGAACACCTTCATCAGCAAGCGGATCAGGGGCCTCGATATTATGTTTCAGCGTATAAAGAACAGGTCTCCGGAGGGCAGGTTCGAGTATGCACCTTGTACTCAAAAGATTTACCGTCATC harbors:
- a CDS encoding phage Gp37/Gp68 family protein, with the translated sequence MVSQTKIEWADAVWNPVTGCTPVSEGCQNCYAKRMATRLRGRFGYPEDEPFRVTLHEDRVEEPLRWRKPKRIFVCSMGDLFHPDVSTNYQEQVWRVMLSTDKHTFLVLTKRSERMRNEIKHVYARIFADPEMKHHRVPDNIWLGVTAENQQAVDERIPILLQIPAAVHWVSCEPLLGPVDLLHVDGNDVLSPATDDFWNELEELRPAHLDWIVVGGETGPNARPMHPDWVRSLRNQAVAAGVPFFFKSWGEYIPSYDAGERSSERGQYNRTIGECWVKSSYRFPDDGQVMVKVGKKAAGRLLDGRTWDEVPEI
- a CDS encoding J domain-containing protein; translated protein: MPKKQYGSADTYERKLAKVMERLGVEQYNFNWDRWGCWIEFRYRGELYRFDHSIEKARSRGIDLQYGSDAFAQVVLALEDLARMVERGIYELSTWVAGMKFLPPVVEVPSFFCYLGFAEIPTGPEDVKARYRELAKQMHPDQGGAEEDFLRLKDAAEKALRYFGNSNNSHA